One genomic segment of Belonocnema kinseyi isolate 2016_QV_RU_SX_M_011 chromosome 2, B_treatae_v1, whole genome shotgun sequence includes these proteins:
- the LOC117167841 gene encoding protein FAM160B1-like: MISGLQVALKNAIDVIAPPATPFQDFTYHWKQLMNFYADHLTDTKVPIETTGIPRHLDILLQILIDEEKENDEPGPCLEYLIQHKLLDLLATLACAESPPGMRLVCLTFFRKLLTRSKHPLLHHAAIFSPIQRLIAICDGNLASPIESEEVQFLLALCFLVCKYPHCTSLVNESRNIRRECKTPHGDSERTEIQSITYVPVRKCNKSNPLFQPLNTQAVTLVNPNLFTAAHSRRRSICSDRISIKSCSLRGGSQESLEHRRDVTNGSQNVPSCSNTSSRSNGSSGDVESVSQSSSPLSPKFSFDNALTIGNSCDTRDSVSSVNVPDEMEATSCDTAVTILNRIENLKIDTDYAKHDSCETNSIESPLSDLENPENSKCLLLDSLKSYINSADNTVRIRACEGIMVLASLEDTSFVSSIAQSNLPLVLSRRLENLFNSIPAHVYPNEIDDVEVTWGLDSPLLTSEKRFPGCRRVAAFFMWLDFCDQLIKEAHPKVAEALSKTIRIEFFEKTVTSALSDHHAVLVTSLITKCLKEITSTFLSRELSFWIVGQHRNPDIPDVWSWPVLHRLIDNCCTDSDDLTVETLKLFEEMIEKRDEHTLHCLVLTYLTNRGYYDNSAADSAIASWSDEEDEREKEKKSSLDLSSGQNHSRTLAPSNIHRIINCFLSLVPRQLQTDTDVNRYERYMVDWEKQYSIVFSDCALLAWPLEAVTVDDSASSDSRPEADHCSARFYMGPFLSMLFEKVSNIPNQKYDINLQLTVVISKLALLPHPYLHEFLLNPLLPLTPGIKSLFICLQRVVKHLIGEMQKIHNYKHILKETRLRLLEDLFVDPTQENILYESVIITEEFCKELAAISYVKYHHSM, from the exons ATGATTAGCGGTCTTCAAGTTGCTCTAAAAAATGCTATTGACGTG ATAGCTCCACCCGCCACGCCGTTCCAAGATTTCACTTATCATTGGAAACAGCTCATGAATTTCTATGCCGATCATTTAACTGACACTAAGGTACCGATAGAAACAACAGGAATTCCTCGCCACTTGGACATACTTCTGCAAATTTTAATagatgaagaaaaagaaaacgatGAGCCTGGACCATGCTTGGAATATTTAATACAGCACAAACTCCTGGATTTATTGGCCACTTTAGCTTGTGCAGAATCTCCCCCAGGAATGAGACTAGTCTGCCTAACTTTCTTTCGAAAATTACTAACCAGATCAAAACATCCTCTGCTGCATCATGCAGCTATATTCTCTCCAATTCAAAGGTTGATAGCCATCTGTGATGGAAACCTAGCTTCGCCAATAGAAAGCGAGGAAGTGCAATTTCTTCTAGCTCTTTGTTTCTTAGTTTGCAAATATCCTCACTGTACGAGCCTTGTTAATGAATCTAGGAATATCCGCAGAGAGTGTAAGACACCACACGGAGATTCAGAAAGAACAGAAATTCAAAGCATCACCTATGTTCCTGTTAGGAAATGCAACAAGTCTAATCCTTTATTCCAGCCACTTAATACTCAAGCAGTCACGCTAGTGAATCCAAATTTATTTACTGCTGCACATAGCCGAAGACGTTCAATTTGTTCGGATCGAATTTCCATTAAAAGCTGTAGCCTTCGAGGAGGTTCACAGGAGTCACTGGAACACAGGCGTGATGTGACAAATGGTTCACAGAATGTCCCAAGTTGTTCGAACACATCAAGTCGATCTAATGGATCCTCTGGAGATGTTGAAAGCGTTTCACAATCTTCAAGTCCACTTTCTCCGAAATTTAGTTTTGATAATGCGTTGACGATTGGGAATAGTTGTGATACTCGAGATAGCGTAAGCTCTGTTAATGTACCTGATGAGATGGAAGCAACGTCCTGTGATACAGCAGTCACTATTTTAAATAGGATTGAAAACTTGAAGATAGATACTGATTATGCAAAGCACGATTCCTGTGAAACAAATAGCATCGAGAGTCCTTTAAGTGatttagaaaatcctgaaaattcaaAGTGTTTATTGCTTGATTCCCTGAAAAGCTACATCAACAGTGCT GATAACACAGTGAGAATAAGGGCCTGCGAGGGAATCATGGTTTTAGCATCTTTGGAAGACACGTCCTTTGTTAGTTCAATCGCTCAAAGTAATCTTCCACTAGTTTTATCTAGGCGTCTAGAGAATCTCTTTAATTCAATACCAGCACATGTTTATCCCAACGAAATCGACGATGTCGAAGTAACCTGGGGTTTGGATTCCCCTCTTTTAACAAGTGAAAAAAGATTTCCCGGGTGCAGGAGAGTAGCGGCATTTTTCATGTGGCTAGATTTCTGTGATCAACTGATAAAAGAAGCGCACCCGAAGGTCGCAGAAGCTTTGTCAAAAACGATCAGgatagaattctttgaaaaaactgTCACATCGGCTCTTTCGGATCATCATGCCGTACTTGTAACTTCACTAATCACAAAGTGTCTCAAGGAAATTACGTCCACTTTTTTATCTCGTG AGCTGAGCTTTTGGATTGTGGGTCAACACAGAAATCCAGATATTCCTGATGTGTGGTCTTGGCCAGTTCTGCACAGATTGATAGATAATTGTTGTACTGACAGCGATGACTTGACTGTCGagactttgaaattatttgaagagaTGATTGAGAAAAGAGACGAACACACATTGCATTGTCTCGTTTTAACGTACTTAACAAATAGAGGGTATTATGATAATAGTGCTGCTGACAGTGCAATTGCTTCCTGGAGTGATGAAGAAGACGagagagaaaaagaaaagaaaagttcTCTGGATTTGTCGAGTGGACAAAATCACAGCCGAACTCTGGCACCAAGCAATATTCACAGGATTATTAATTG CTTCCTGTCGTTGGTGCCACGACAGCTTCAAACGGACACCGACGTGAATCGTTATGAAAGATACATGGTGGATTGGGAAAAACAATATTCAATAGTATTTTCAGATTGTGCTCTGCTTGCCTGGCCTTTGGAGGCTGTAACAGTAGACGATTCTGCTAGTTCAGATTCTAGACCAGAAGCTGATCACTGTTCTGCTAGATTTTACATGGGGCCTTTTCTCTCAATGCTTTTTGAAAAAGTCAGCAACATTCCAAATCAGAAGTACGATATTAATTTGCAGCTCACAGTTGTGATCTCCAAATTAGCTCTTCTGCCTCATCCCTATCTAcatgaatttcttttaaaccCCCTGCTACCACTAACGCCtggaataaaaagtttatttatttgcttgCAAAGAGTCGTGAAGCATTTGATCGGCGAAATgcagaagattcataattataaacatattCTCAAGGAAACAAGGCTCCGATTGCTGGAAGATTTGTTCGTAGACCC